A DNA window from Kitasatospora atroaurantiaca contains the following coding sequences:
- a CDS encoding DUF4139 domain-containing protein has product MAAETARNWESVLDSVVVYASGALCRRRARGLVPPDGRVRLTGLPRALDGGSLRARVLGDGARVTEARLEVAAELREAGELPELLRAVEQAREDVDAARERHSLQLSRIEEITALRAVPPPRRREEPHRRTPADAWLELADFVDGRLAALHGRAEQLTDELRLTEHALDVARERLSRASTAEPAGPVGTSATAVLTLVGAGEGELEIELEYGVPGAVWVPSYRLSHRQGESSGTLVLRASVAQRTGEDWTGVRLGLSTADLLRRTELPKLRSIRIGRRQPAPAPSGWREPPGGLAELFAGYDAAGPRPEPRRPQMVAVAGPAGGGMLGVPEYPPAVGGMVPAAYGMAPPPAPAPPAPQAPAAPGHAGFAGAPPAPGGAPLAMAPRMRMAAPAAQAAPAALAAAAPPPPEPAGPPHPDPMWLDYAELALHGPDQRPDRRGRLLPAGTSDLATTEYRHRAEAVAALPLPRHAVRPRESAGSFDHRYDAAAPVDIPSDGSWHTVTVGEIPVALQHEYVCVPSVEETVYGTLVLGNATDRALLAGPVEVTVDGEFLLTAALPTLAPGGTRRVGLGVAESIQVARRTELRESTAGLRNNITVLDHRVHVELANRLGHPVTVEVRERVPVTSDADIRIEERAGWTAPDQPSETCPPSTRLWRVDLPAHGTAELDGGYEIRIPAGKALLGGNRRN; this is encoded by the coding sequence GTGGCGGCGGAGACGGCACGGAACTGGGAGTCGGTACTGGATTCGGTGGTGGTCTACGCGTCCGGCGCGCTCTGCCGGCGGCGGGCGCGCGGATTGGTGCCGCCGGACGGCCGGGTACGGCTGACGGGTCTGCCCCGCGCCCTCGACGGCGGCTCGCTGCGGGCGCGGGTGCTCGGCGACGGCGCCCGGGTCACCGAGGCCCGGCTGGAGGTGGCGGCCGAGCTGCGCGAGGCCGGCGAACTGCCCGAACTGCTCCGCGCCGTCGAGCAGGCCCGGGAGGACGTGGACGCCGCCCGCGAGCGCCACTCGCTCCAGCTGAGCCGGATCGAGGAGATCACCGCGCTGCGCGCCGTCCCCCCGCCGCGCAGGCGCGAGGAGCCGCACCGCCGTACGCCCGCCGACGCCTGGCTGGAGCTCGCCGACTTCGTGGACGGCCGCCTGGCCGCCCTGCACGGCCGCGCCGAGCAGCTCACCGACGAGCTCCGCCTCACCGAACACGCCCTCGACGTGGCCCGGGAGCGGCTCTCCCGGGCCTCCACCGCCGAGCCCGCCGGCCCGGTGGGGACCAGCGCCACCGCCGTCCTCACCCTCGTGGGAGCCGGCGAGGGCGAGCTGGAGATCGAGCTCGAGTACGGCGTCCCGGGCGCGGTCTGGGTGCCGTCGTACCGGCTGAGCCACCGTCAGGGTGAGAGCAGCGGGACGCTGGTGCTGCGCGCCTCGGTGGCGCAGCGCACCGGCGAGGACTGGACGGGCGTACGGCTCGGTCTCTCCACCGCCGACCTGCTGCGCCGCACCGAGCTGCCGAAGCTGCGCTCGATCCGGATCGGGCGGCGGCAGCCGGCCCCCGCGCCGTCCGGCTGGCGCGAGCCACCGGGCGGACTGGCCGAGCTCTTCGCGGGGTACGACGCGGCGGGCCCGCGCCCGGAGCCGCGCCGACCGCAGATGGTGGCCGTGGCGGGCCCGGCGGGCGGCGGGATGCTCGGCGTCCCGGAGTACCCGCCGGCCGTGGGCGGCATGGTTCCCGCCGCGTACGGCATGGCCCCACCCCCGGCGCCGGCCCCACCCGCACCGCAGGCCCCGGCCGCTCCCGGGCACGCCGGGTTCGCAGGCGCACCACCCGCACCGGGCGGAGCCCCCCTCGCGATGGCCCCGCGCATGCGGATGGCCGCCCCCGCGGCCCAAGCGGCACCCGCTGCCCTCGCAGCCGCGGCACCGCCGCCGCCCGAGCCTGCCGGCCCGCCCCACCCCGACCCGATGTGGCTCGACTACGCCGAGCTGGCGCTCCACGGCCCCGACCAGCGCCCGGACCGCCGAGGGCGTCTGCTCCCGGCCGGCACCTCCGACCTGGCCACCACCGAGTACCGCCACCGCGCCGAGGCCGTGGCGGCCCTGCCGCTCCCCCGGCACGCCGTCCGCCCCCGCGAGTCGGCCGGCTCGTTCGACCATCGCTACGACGCCGCCGCCCCGGTCGACATCCCCTCCGACGGCAGCTGGCACACCGTCACGGTCGGGGAGATCCCGGTCGCACTGCAGCACGAGTACGTCTGCGTGCCGTCGGTCGAGGAGACCGTCTACGGCACGCTGGTGCTCGGCAACGCGACCGACCGGGCTCTGCTCGCCGGGCCGGTCGAGGTCACGGTGGACGGCGAGTTCCTGCTCACCGCCGCCCTGCCGACCCTCGCCCCCGGCGGCACCCGGCGGGTGGGCCTGGGGGTGGCGGAGAGCATCCAGGTGGCCCGCCGCACCGAGCTGCGCGAGTCCACCGCGGGTCTGCGCAACAACATCACCGTGCTCGACCACCGCGTCCACGTGGAGCTGGCCAACCGCCTCGGCCACCCGGTCACGGTGGAGGTCCGCGAACGCGTCCCGGTCACCTCCGACGCCGACATCCGGATCGAGGAACGAGCCGGCTGGACGGCACCTGACCAACCCTCGGAGACCTGCCCGCCGAGCACCCGCCTGTGGCGGGTCGACCTGCCCGCCCACGGCACTGCCGAGCTGGACGGCGGCTACGAGATCCGCATCCCGGCCGGCAAGGCCCTCCTCGGCGGAAACCGGAGGAACTGA
- a CDS encoding prephenate dehydrogenase, with protein sequence MRTVAVVGTGLIGTSAALALTRRGLHVHLEDADPDAARTAASLGAGTTETPDGPVDLAIIAVPPALVGKVLADCQRRGLARWYTDVASVKSGPRAEVTALGCDTVHYIGSHPMAGRERSGPLAARADLFEGRPWVLTPTPDTDTETLNAALELVALCGAMPIVMDAAAHDRAVALVSHAPQLFSSLVAARLEHADETAVRLSGQGVRDVTRIAASNPAMWVDILSANAGVVADILEELAADLGDTVTALRALQTADEGERRSGAAGIEAVMRRGNAGQARIPGKHGAPPTRYETVAVVLGDQPGELGRLFGEVGALGVNIEDVAIEHSSGQQVGFVQLSVAPAAVKRLTVALREHGWSVRD encoded by the coding sequence ATGCGCACTGTCGCCGTCGTCGGCACCGGACTGATCGGCACCTCCGCCGCGCTCGCCCTCACCCGGCGCGGGCTGCACGTCCATCTCGAGGACGCCGACCCGGACGCCGCCCGTACGGCCGCCTCGCTCGGCGCGGGCACCACGGAGACGCCGGACGGGCCGGTCGACCTGGCGATCATCGCGGTGCCGCCCGCGCTGGTCGGCAAGGTGCTCGCCGACTGCCAGCGCCGCGGACTGGCCCGCTGGTACACCGACGTCGCGAGCGTGAAGTCGGGCCCCCGGGCCGAGGTCACCGCGCTCGGCTGCGACACCGTCCACTACATCGGCAGCCACCCGATGGCCGGGCGCGAGCGCTCCGGCCCGCTGGCCGCCCGCGCCGACCTCTTCGAGGGCCGGCCCTGGGTGCTCACCCCGACCCCGGACACCGACACCGAGACCCTCAACGCCGCGCTCGAACTGGTCGCCCTCTGCGGCGCCATGCCGATCGTGATGGACGCCGCCGCGCACGACCGGGCCGTCGCGCTGGTCTCGCACGCCCCGCAGCTCTTCTCCTCGCTGGTCGCGGCCCGGCTGGAGCACGCGGACGAGACCGCCGTGCGGCTCTCCGGCCAGGGCGTGCGCGACGTCACCCGGATCGCCGCCTCCAACCCCGCGATGTGGGTCGACATCCTCTCCGCCAACGCCGGGGTGGTCGCCGACATCCTGGAGGAGCTCGCCGCGGACCTCGGCGACACCGTCACGGCGCTGCGCGCCCTGCAGACCGCCGACGAGGGCGAGCGCCGGTCCGGGGCGGCCGGGATCGAGGCCGTGATGCGCCGGGGCAACGCCGGCCAGGCCCGCATCCCCGGCAAGCACGGCGCGCCGCCCACCCGCTACGAGACCGTCGCCGTCGTCCTCGGCGACCAGCCCGGAGAACTCGGCCGCCTCTTCGGCGAGGTCGGCGCCCTCGGCGTCAACATCGAGGACGTGGCGATCGAGCACTCCTCCGGCCAGCAGGTCGGCTTCGTCCAGCTCTCCGTCGCCCCGGCCGCCGTCAAGCGGCTCACCGTCGCGCTCCGGGAACACGGGTGGAGCGTGCGGGACTAG
- a CDS encoding MFS transporter, whose translation MAPGAGTPKSSATARLVLLTLAAGQFLMLLDSSVMNVSIATVADDVGTTVTGIQGAITAYTLVMAMFMIPGGKVGALMGRKRAFMIGCVIYGCGSLTTAIAPNLPVLLLGWSFLEGVGAALILPAIVALVAGNFVAERRPAAYGLVMAAGAVAIAVGPLIGGIATTYFSWRWVFAGEVAIVLGILVLGRRIEEAPATTRPHIDLVGAVLSALGLGIFVFGVLRSDEWGWFLPKPDAPAWLGISLVVWLMLAGVLLIWLFLRWEARVVEQGGEPLVDPALLRNRQLSGGLTIFFFQYLVQMGVFFVVPLYLSVALGLSALKTGVRILPLSLTLLAAAILIPRFLPDVSPRRVVRIGIFSLLVGAVVLLAALDADAGAEIVTVPLLLIGLGMGALASQLGSVTVSAVPDEQSAEVGGVQNAVTNLGASIGTALAGSIMIAALTTSFLTSIEQNQAIPAEVTSQATVELEGGVPFLSDAQLTAALDEAGVSAEVTQAALDANAAARLDGLRAALAVLALTALLAMFFTQRIPTTQPRSTEP comes from the coding sequence ATGGCACCAGGGGCAGGCACTCCCAAGAGTTCGGCGACGGCGCGACTGGTCCTGCTGACACTCGCAGCCGGGCAGTTCCTGATGCTGCTGGACAGCTCTGTCATGAACGTGTCGATCGCGACGGTGGCCGATGACGTGGGCACCACCGTGACCGGGATCCAGGGCGCGATCACCGCCTACACGCTCGTGATGGCGATGTTCATGATCCCGGGCGGCAAGGTCGGCGCCCTCATGGGCCGCAAGCGTGCGTTCATGATCGGCTGTGTCATCTACGGCTGCGGGTCCCTGACGACGGCGATCGCCCCGAACCTGCCCGTGCTCCTGCTCGGCTGGTCGTTCCTCGAGGGGGTCGGGGCGGCACTCATCCTGCCCGCGATCGTGGCGCTCGTCGCCGGCAACTTCGTGGCCGAACGCCGGCCGGCCGCCTACGGACTCGTCATGGCTGCCGGGGCCGTGGCGATCGCGGTCGGGCCGCTCATCGGGGGCATCGCGACGACGTACTTCTCCTGGCGCTGGGTCTTCGCCGGTGAGGTCGCGATCGTGCTCGGCATCCTGGTGCTCGGCCGCCGCATCGAGGAAGCGCCGGCCACCACGCGCCCGCACATCGATCTGGTCGGGGCCGTGCTCTCCGCCCTCGGGCTCGGGATCTTCGTCTTCGGCGTACTCCGCTCGGACGAGTGGGGCTGGTTCCTCCCGAAGCCCGACGCACCCGCCTGGCTCGGGATCTCGCTGGTCGTGTGGCTGATGCTGGCGGGAGTGCTCCTGATCTGGCTCTTCCTCCGCTGGGAGGCCCGGGTGGTGGAGCAGGGCGGGGAGCCACTCGTGGACCCGGCCCTGCTGCGGAACCGGCAGCTCTCCGGCGGCCTGACGATCTTCTTCTTCCAGTACCTCGTGCAGATGGGGGTCTTCTTCGTCGTACCGCTCTACCTGTCGGTGGCGCTCGGCCTGTCCGCGCTCAAGACCGGCGTACGCATCCTGCCGCTCTCCCTGACACTGCTGGCTGCGGCGATCCTGATCCCGCGCTTTCTTCCCGACGTCTCGCCGCGGCGCGTGGTGCGGATCGGGATCTTCTCGTTGCTCGTGGGTGCGGTGGTCCTGCTGGCCGCGCTCGACGCGGACGCGGGGGCGGAGATCGTCACCGTCCCCCTCCTGCTGATCGGGCTCGGCATGGGCGCGCTGGCCTCCCAGCTCGGGTCGGTCACCGTCTCCGCGGTGCCGGACGAGCAGAGCGCGGAGGTCGGCGGCGTCCAGAACGCCGTCACCAACCTCGGCGCCTCGATCGGTACGGCACTCGCCGGTTCGATCATGATCGCGGCGCTCACGACGTCGTTCCTGACCAGCATCGAGCAGAATCAGGCGATCCCGGCCGAGGTCACCAGCCAGGCGACGGTCGAGCTCGAGGGCGGCGTGCCCTTTCTGTCGGACGCCCAGCTCACGGCCGCCCTCGACGAAGCGGGCGTGAGCGCGGAGGTGACGCAGGCCGCGCTCGACGCGAACGCGGCAGCGAGGCTCGACGGCCTGCGCGCGGCGCTCGCCGTCCTCGCCCTCACCGCTCTCCTCGCGATGTTCTTCACCCAGCGGATCCCGACGACCCAGCCCCGTTCGACAGAGCCGTAG
- the cmk gene encoding (d)CMP kinase has protein sequence MDTADRAHAPVVVAIDGPSGSGKSTVSRAVAARLGLSFLDTGAMYRAMTWWMLANDVDVNDPEAVAIACGKPVIVSGTDADGPTITVDGQDVSGPIRGPEVTAHVSAVAAVPQVRTRLVELQRGCAEVAERGIAAEGRDMGSVVFPDATVKIFLTASETARAERRAAELRAKGVDEATITAMAADLARRDAADSSRETAPLTQAPDAVLVDTSELTLDQVIDRIASLVEERAGLSAV, from the coding sequence GTGGACACTGCCGACCGAGCGCACGCCCCGGTCGTCGTCGCCATCGACGGACCCTCCGGCTCCGGAAAGTCGACCGTCTCGCGGGCGGTCGCCGCCCGGCTCGGGCTGAGCTTCCTGGACACCGGCGCGATGTACCGCGCGATGACCTGGTGGATGCTGGCCAACGACGTCGACGTCAACGACCCCGAGGCCGTCGCCATCGCCTGCGGCAAGCCGGTGATCGTCTCCGGTACGGACGCGGACGGCCCGACCATCACGGTCGACGGCCAGGACGTCTCCGGCCCGATCCGCGGCCCGGAGGTGACCGCGCACGTCAGCGCCGTGGCCGCCGTCCCGCAGGTGCGGACCCGGCTGGTCGAGCTGCAGCGCGGCTGCGCCGAGGTCGCCGAGCGGGGTATCGCCGCCGAGGGCCGGGACATGGGCAGCGTGGTGTTCCCGGACGCGACAGTGAAGATCTTCCTCACCGCCTCCGAGACCGCCCGCGCCGAGCGCCGGGCCGCCGAGCTGCGCGCCAAGGGCGTGGACGAGGCGACCATCACCGCGATGGCCGCCGACCTCGCCCGCCGCGACGCCGCCGACTCCTCCCGGGAGACGGCGCCGCTCACCCAGGCGCCCGACGCCGTGCTGGTCGACACCAGCGAGCTCACCCTGGACCAGGTGATCGACCGGATCGCCTCCCTGGTGGAGGAGCGGGCCGGGCTCTCCGCAGTCTGA